The genomic region ATTCGTGCACACCACGGCTGACAAGATAAGTTTTGACCTTGTGAGCTCTGGCGTGTGAGAGTTTCAAATTATGGGCATCGTTGCCGGTATCATCGGCATAGCCGCGAATTTCAACTTTCGTGTCGGGCGAGGCTTTTAATTTTCTGACCAAGCGATCCAGTATCGGTCTTGAACCCGCATTGAGTTCAAACGAATTTGTGGCATACACAAAATGAGGGGTGTTGCCGCTGGCTGTGACATAAGGATTAAAATACCCGGCGGTATGCGGCCGCTTGTCGACATTGTCCGGCATTCCATCGTTGTCGCTGTCTTTGGCATGGCCTGCAGATACCAAAATCAGTACTGTCAGCAGTGCCAGAGCAAACGCCAGTAAAAGCCTTTCTTTCAACCCATCGATAATATGTGTGTGGTATTTCATTAAATAAACCTCCAGTGA from Candidatus Zixiibacteriota bacterium harbors:
- a CDS encoding OmpA family protein, with translation MKYHTHIIDGLKERLLLAFALALLTVLILVSAGHAKDSDNDGMPDNVDKRPHTAGYFNPYVTASGNTPHFVYATNSFELNAGSRPILDRLVRKLKASPDTKVEIRGYADDTGNDAHNLKLSHARAHKVKTYLVSRGVHESRVLATGYGENPSHVVGDNSTSEGRQKNRRVEVKLVN